The segment CGTTAAGCCTGCTGTTTGTCTTTGTTGTTGCAGGTTGTAAAGCGCCACCACCCATCACTGACGACAACCTGGTGACCAGCACTGTTGACGGTGTAACCCTGGTCCACCGTCATGCGGTCAATCCGCCTGCGCAGTTCAGTCCTGTCAATGACGCCTATCGCGCGCTCTACCCGACTTCGGTGATGACGCGCCCTGACTACGGCGGCAAAGTGGTGACCACGCTGAAAACCGGTGAAACCTACACGGTCCTTGGCATGGTTGAGAACAATTGGCTGGCGATTGGCGAGCAGGCGCAGCAACAGCAACAGGCCGAAGCCGCACCGACAGAAGGGCAGAAAACCGCGGCTGCGCCAGCAGCAGCCACGCCAGCTGCGGCCCAGCTCACTGGTTATGTCCCGTTCCGCGCTCTGGTGAAAAGCGATCTCTACGATCAAACCCTGAAAGCCGATCAGCCGAAACGTCGGGTGCGTACCGCAAAGAAAAAGACCTGCGTGTCGGTCGATGGCGACAGCAAAGCCTGTCAGAACGGTAACAGCGGTACCTGGATCATCAACTAATCTCGCTAAACATGGAGGGACAGGTGATGTTGATAAGTCGCCTGAGAAAGTGGTGTTTGCCGCTGTTCGTCCTGTTACTGGCGGCATGCAGTAGTAGCCAAACCTCAGTAGCGCGCTACAACCTGCATTTCCAGGCGCATCCGCAAATCAATGCGGGTGCGCCGCTCAAAGTTCGGGTGATGCTACTCACCTCTGACGCCGCATTTATGTCTGCCGACTTCTATTCACTACAAAACCAGCCGGGGGCAGTGCTCGGCGCTTCACTGCTCAATAACCAGGAATTCTTCCTGAGAGCAGGGCAACTCAGTAACACGCTCAGTGGTAAGAGTCTGGCCGAAGCCCGCTTCATCGGCATCATGGCGGAATATCAGACGTTGGACGGCAAAGTCTGGCGTCTGGCACTGCCCTTCCCGGACGGGGATGACAGTGCGTTCTGGCAGTTCTGGAAAAGTAACGATGGTGAGCTGAATGCCAGCATTGTGGCGGATATCAACGGCCTGCGCCTGGTTAAGCAGTAAAGGATGATTATGAACAGAGCCGAAAAGGTGGTGTGGACGGAAGGTATGTTTCTGCGCCCGCATCACTTCCAGCAGTCGGAAAATTTTCTGCACAGTACCTTACGGGAATGGGGCCAGTCCCAGCGTGTCTACACCTGGGGATTTTTTGACGTTGAATTTGATGACGCGCTGCTGCGCCAGGGCAAGCTGGCATTGAGTGCGGCCAGTGGTTGTCTGCCGGATGGCACCTTCTTCGCCTTCAGTCAGCCACAGCAGGGGCCGGCTCCTTTGGATCTGCCGGACAATGTTGATCGGGCGAAAGTGGTGCTGGCGATCCCGACGCGACGCAATGGACGCGAGGCCGTGACCTTTCAGGATGCGTCGGACTCGCTGGCGCGTTATCTCGCCTGGGAAACGGAGGTCGAGGATGACAATGCGTTGGCCGTTGGCGCGGCCACGGTGCAATTCGGTAAATTGCGCCTGCGTCTGATGCTGGAGCAAGACCTCACCGCCGAATGGACCGCGATGGGTGTGGCGCGGGTGGTGGAAAAGCGTAGCGATAACCATGTTCGTCTCGACAGTGATTACATTCCGCCCATGCTCACCCTGACCGGAAACCACGGGCTGCAAAGCATGCTGAACGACCTGCATGGCCTGATTCAGCAACGCAGCCAACAACTGAGCCAGCGCACGCCTGGTACCGGGCGATTCAACAGCGCTGATATGGTCGATTTCATGCTGCTGGCGCTGTTAAACCGGCAGCTTGGTCTGCACGCGCATCTGCAAACCTTACCGTTGCTGCACCCCGAATCCCTGTATAGCCACTGGCTACAACTGGCGTCAGAGCTATGCACCTGGTCGCCCGCCCGCACGCCTGACGCCTTCCCGCGTTATGACCATGACGATCTACATGGTTGCTTCATGCGGTTGACGTTGCAACTCCGGCAGGGGTTGTCGCAGGTGATGGAAGAGAGCGCGATTCAGTTGCCGCTGACGCAACGATCACACGGGCTGAATGTGGCCACGGTACCGGAGAGCAGCATGGTGCGCGAATTCGGCTTTGTGCTGGCGGTGAAAGCCAGCGTACCCGCCGATGCGCTAAAAACCCATTTCCCGGCGCAGATGAAAGTCGCGCCCGTCACCAAAATTCGCGATTTGGTGCAGTTGCAGTTACCTGGCCTGTCACTGATCGCCATGCCGGGTGCGCCGCCACAAATCCCGTGGCATGCGGGCTACAGCTACTTTGAACTGGATAAAAACAGCGAGCTGTGGAAGGAGATGGAGCGCTCGGGAGCCTTTGCACTTCATCTCGCCGGTGAATTTCCAGGCCTGAATATGGAGTTCTGGGCCATTCGCAGTCAGTCAGAATAATCAAAACTGAGCACGCATGATGCAGCCACAACAGAAACCGAATAGTGATGCCGCGCAGCCCGATGTTAGCCACCAGAATGTGTTGGTGGCAGCGGCAAATCCGCTGATTAACGCCATCCCGCAGATCCGGCACTCCGTTTCCCATGACGATCCCGCGCGTCTGCGTCAGCAGTTAATTGACCAGATCCGTCGCTTTGAGCTGAGCTGTCAGCAGTCTGGCCTGAGTTATGAAGTGATCATTGGTGCGCGTTACTGCCTGTGCACCGCGCTGGATGAAGCCGCCGCGCTGACGCCGTGGGGTAGCCGTGGCGTCTGGACCAGCAACGGTTTGTTGGTCACCTTTCACAATGAAACCTGGGGTGGGGAGAAGTTTTTCCAGTTGCTGGCAAAACTGTCACAAAATCCGCGTCAGCATATCCTGCTGCTGGAGTTGATCTACTTTTGCCTGCTGCTGGGTTTTGAAGGGCGTTACCGGGTACTGGACAACGGGCGTTCGCAGCTGGAAACCATCAAACAACGGCTGTTACAGATGATTAAAAGCGTCCGCGGCAGTTATGCGGCGGCGCTGTCGGTGCATCCGACCGATCAACCGGTGCTGCGCAAGCTGTGGCGTCCGATGATTCCGCTGTGGGCCTGTGCCGCAGTGGCCGCGCTCGGTGCCTGCCTGTTCTATATCATTCTTAACTGGCGACTGGGAGATTACACCACGCCGGTGCTGGCTAACATTTATCAGACCTCATTACCGGAAATGCAGATCCGTAACCCGGCACCGCCGCCACCTGCCGCGCTCAATCTGAAAACCTTCCTCAAACCGGAAATTGATGCCGGTCTGGTGGCAGTTCGCGATGAAGCCGATCAAAGCGTGGTGACGTTGAAAGGGGATGGCTTGTTTACCTCCGGTGCGACCACGGTGCGTGGCCGTTATGAAGCGGTTATCCAGCGTATTGCGGCGGCGATGAACAACGTCAGCGGCAAGATTCTGGTGGTGGGCTACAGCGATAACGTGCCGATCCGCAGCGCCCGCTTTGCCTCCAACTATGAACTCTCTCTGGCGCGCGCGCAGTCGGTTCAGACCTTGCTGCAACAGCAATTGACCCAACCGGCGCGCGTTAAAGCGGAAGGGCGCGGCGAAAGCAATCCGCTGGTGCCGAACACCAACGCCGAGAACCGTGCACGCAACCGTCGTGTAGAAATCACGCTGCTGGTGGCACCGGATGCAACGCACGCTGAACTTAACGGCCTGGCGAGAGGGAACTAATCCATGCTGAATCTGCTTTTTGCCGTGCTGACCAGCCGCCTCGCCTGGGGTTTTGTCGGCATCACGGCGCTGTCATTTATCATCTGGGTCATTGGCCCGGTGTTCTCGATTGTCGATTCGCGGCCACTGGAGCCGGAACAGAATCGCGTGATCAGCATTGCCTTGCTGTATCTGGTGTGGGGGTTAAGCCAGGCGATACCTCGTTTCTACAACATGTGGCTCAATCGTAAGTTGATGTCGAGCCTCGAAACCCCACAGTCGGACGTGCCCGATCAGGATCGCAAACGGCTGACCAACGAGGAACAGGTGCTGGCGAGCCGTTTTGGCGAAGCCACGGAGATGCTAAAGAAAGCCCATTTCCAACGCCATCACAGCAAAGGAACACCGTTCTGGGCGCAACGATTCAGCCGCCAGTATCTCTATCAATTGCCGTGGTACATGATCATCGGCGCACCCGGAGCCGGGAAAACCACCGCACTGGTCAACTCCGGCCTGCAATTCCCGTTGGCTGACAAGTTGGGTAAGGCGGCGCTGCGTGGCATTGGCGGTACGCGTAACTGCGACTGGTGGTTCACCAATGAAGCGGTACTGCTGGACACTGCCGGGCGCTACTCCACCCAGGAGAGTCAGCAGGAGCGCGACGCCAGCGAGTGGCACCACTTTCTTGCGCTGCTGTGCAAATATCGTGGTCGTCAGCCGATCAATGGGGTGATCGTCACCCTGAGCGTGGCGGATCTGTTGAGCCAGACACCGGAAGCGCTGCGTAATCAGGCTTTGGCGTTACGTCAGCGCTTGATGGAGTTACATGATCGTCTCGGTATCCGTTTCCCGGTCTATGTGCTGGTCACCAAGGCGGATTTGTTAAAGGGCTTCCGCAGCTATTTTGCCGGGCTGGATAAAGCACAGCGCGAGCAAATCTGGGGCTTCACCTTTCCCTGGGCGCAAGCCTCCACCGCCGATTTCGAACTCAGCAGCCAATTTCAGCAGGAATATTCGCTGCTGCAACAACGTCTGGATGCCGGATTAGCCGATACCCTGCTGGGAGAGAGCGACGCCCAGGCGCGCGCAGAAAGTTATCTGTTCCCGCAGGAGTTTGCCGCATTACGTCCGTTGCTGGCCGAGGCGCTGGAAACGTTATTCGCCCGCTCCGATTTCGAAACCCAGTTCGCACCACGCGGCATCTACTTCGCCAGTGGCACGCAGGAAGGTTTGCCGTTTGACCGCGTGATGGGGGAATTGACCCGTGCGCTCCATCTGCCGGGGCAACAGCAGGGTGAATCAGGCCGCTGGGATCAGGTGGGGAAAGACGCGCCGATTCCGCCTGGCAAGGGACAAAGCTTCTTCCTCAAGGACATGCTGGAAGATGTCGTCTTTCAGGAGTCCGGGCTGGCGGCCAGCAATCGTTGGTGGGAGCTGCGCAATCGCGCCGGTTTATGGTCTGGCTATCTGGCGTTATTGGTGGTGGTGGTGATTGCCGGGGCGTTATGGCTCACCAGTTACAGCAAAAACAAAGCCTATTTGCAGGAGATGGCGGCAAAAACGCCGCAGGTTGAGCAACTGGGTGAACAGCTACAACGCCAGGGAACCGGCGATCTGTTTGCGCTGGTGCCTTATCTCAATACGCTGCTGCATTTGCCAGAGAGTAAAGACTTTTCATTGCAGGACCCGCCACTGACGCGTCGTATGTGGTTGTACCGTGGTACTGAAGTGAGCGATGCCAGTCAGGCGCTGTACAACAAAGCGTTGAAGCAACTGTTGCTGCCCCAGGTGGCGCAAAACATCACCCGCTGGCTGCGTAATGACAACGGCAGCGATGCAGACTACAGCTACGAGGCGCTGAAGGCGTATCAGATGCTGTATCAACCGAAGCATTATGACGGCAAGTTCCTGCACGCCTGGTTGATGTTGAATATCTCGCGTGAGCTGCCGCAGAACGTGACTCAGCAGGAAGTGAAGCAACTGGCATGGCATCTGCAACAATTGCTGGAGACACAAATTCAGTCCTC is part of the Pantoea phytobeneficialis genome and harbors:
- a CDS encoding DotU family type VI secretion system protein, whose amino-acid sequence is MMQPQQKPNSDAAQPDVSHQNVLVAAANPLINAIPQIRHSVSHDDPARLRQQLIDQIRRFELSCQQSGLSYEVIIGARYCLCTALDEAAALTPWGSRGVWTSNGLLVTFHNETWGGEKFFQLLAKLSQNPRQHILLLELIYFCLLLGFEGRYRVLDNGRSQLETIKQRLLQMIKSVRGSYAAALSVHPTDQPVLRKLWRPMIPLWACAAVAALGACLFYIILNWRLGDYTTPVLANIYQTSLPEMQIRNPAPPPPAALNLKTFLKPEIDAGLVAVRDEADQSVVTLKGDGLFTSGATTVRGRYEAVIQRIAAAMNNVSGKILVVGYSDNVPIRSARFASNYELSLARAQSVQTLLQQQLTQPARVKAEGRGESNPLVPNTNAENRARNRRVEITLLVAPDATHAELNGLARGN
- the tssM gene encoding type VI secretion system membrane subunit TssM; the protein is MLNLLFAVLTSRLAWGFVGITALSFIIWVIGPVFSIVDSRPLEPEQNRVISIALLYLVWGLSQAIPRFYNMWLNRKLMSSLETPQSDVPDQDRKRLTNEEQVLASRFGEATEMLKKAHFQRHHSKGTPFWAQRFSRQYLYQLPWYMIIGAPGAGKTTALVNSGLQFPLADKLGKAALRGIGGTRNCDWWFTNEAVLLDTAGRYSTQESQQERDASEWHHFLALLCKYRGRQPINGVIVTLSVADLLSQTPEALRNQALALRQRLMELHDRLGIRFPVYVLVTKADLLKGFRSYFAGLDKAQREQIWGFTFPWAQASTADFELSSQFQQEYSLLQQRLDAGLADTLLGESDAQARAESYLFPQEFAALRPLLAEALETLFARSDFETQFAPRGIYFASGTQEGLPFDRVMGELTRALHLPGQQQGESGRWDQVGKDAPIPPGKGQSFFLKDMLEDVVFQESGLAASNRWWELRNRAGLWSGYLALLVVVVIAGALWLTSYSKNKAYLQEMAAKTPQVEQLGEQLQRQGTGDLFALVPYLNTLLHLPESKDFSLQDPPLTRRMWLYRGTEVSDASQALYNKALKQLLLPQVAQNITRWLRNDNGSDADYSYEALKAYQMLYQPKHYDGKFLHAWLMLNISRELPQNVTQQEVKQLAWHLQQLLETQIQSSPYAQDDALVKREQALINQMPLSQRVYGRLKRLLQRDGSLPTVSLAALGGPQSELVFSRKSGKSVNEGVSGLYTPEGYWQHVDKQIAPVTQALYQDDGWVLGGTTQQENSQQTDLAVRQLYMQDYIRQWEQFLSDIQLNNSADLAQRINTARLLSGNHSPLRQLVINLSKVLTLTRAPADDKAEQSTPPASDNSATRTLQALFSAPKANAAQSSGGAAPEQVVGAHFASIIELAQPLQQGSKVLAVDDFLHQIDDLYRYLTAVQDAANSGMPPPSSDAISRVQASAGRLPGTLQNMVSSMAVGASSDAQRRDMDNVRKRIQMEVGSFCQQAIAGRYPLVRTGRNEVTPDDLARMFAPGSGLMDSFFRDNLANKVDTTHAAWRFTPGIDGKTLPGGEALLRPFQQAQSIRDAFFTNGATTPSFRVTLRTVKMDNDILTLTLDVDGQILRYSHGPQAVQMVNWPGPGGTSQVRMQLGLTNGTTSTLITSGPWALNRFFDRARVSQAGGLTREASFNVEGHQVTLSFTPGSIRNPFQLPAFSCP
- a CDS encoding SH3 domain-containing protein — its product is MELNMKKMVNLRIALSLLFVFVVAGCKAPPPITDDNLVTSTVDGVTLVHRHAVNPPAQFSPVNDAYRALYPTSVMTRPDYGGKVVTTLKTGETYTVLGMVENNWLAIGEQAQQQQQAEAAPTEGQKTAAAPAAATPAAAQLTGYVPFRALVKSDLYDQTLKADQPKRRVRTAKKKTCVSVDGDSKACQNGNSGTWIIN
- the tssJ gene encoding type VI secretion system lipoprotein TssJ; this translates as MLISRLRKWCLPLFVLLLAACSSSQTSVARYNLHFQAHPQINAGAPLKVRVMLLTSDAAFMSADFYSLQNQPGAVLGASLLNNQEFFLRAGQLSNTLSGKSLAEARFIGIMAEYQTLDGKVWRLALPFPDGDDSAFWQFWKSNDGELNASIVADINGLRLVKQ
- the tssK gene encoding type VI secretion system baseplate subunit TssK encodes the protein MNRAEKVVWTEGMFLRPHHFQQSENFLHSTLREWGQSQRVYTWGFFDVEFDDALLRQGKLALSAASGCLPDGTFFAFSQPQQGPAPLDLPDNVDRAKVVLAIPTRRNGREAVTFQDASDSLARYLAWETEVEDDNALAVGAATVQFGKLRLRLMLEQDLTAEWTAMGVARVVEKRSDNHVRLDSDYIPPMLTLTGNHGLQSMLNDLHGLIQQRSQQLSQRTPGTGRFNSADMVDFMLLALLNRQLGLHAHLQTLPLLHPESLYSHWLQLASELCTWSPARTPDAFPRYDHDDLHGCFMRLTLQLRQGLSQVMEESAIQLPLTQRSHGLNVATVPESSMVREFGFVLAVKASVPADALKTHFPAQMKVAPVTKIRDLVQLQLPGLSLIAMPGAPPQIPWHAGYSYFELDKNSELWKEMERSGAFALHLAGEFPGLNMEFWAIRSQSE